One segment of Brassica napus cultivar Da-Ae chromosome C3, Da-Ae, whole genome shotgun sequence DNA contains the following:
- the LOC106389808 gene encoding nucleolar protein 6-like, translating to MEVDTVTDSRIQKVNSLLKDIRIDYDSLSKPVDSFVSSIREAIDAIPEGFKVTSELAPSFVRDIGADKVEFTFKKPNGFNLCGSYSTRCMAKPDASVDLLLHLPKECFYEKDYMNHRYHAKRCLYLCVLKKHLLASSSVEKVEWSTLQNEARKPVLVVFPVKKVDNFPGFSIRIIPSATSLFDVAKLSMSRNNVRSVTADGVAQPTPTYNSSILEDMFLEENSELLKKTFSVWKELGDALILLKIWARQRSSIYVHDCLNGFLISVILSYLATHGKINKSLNALDIFRVTLDFIATSKLWERGLFFPPQSESPVSKEEKLQFKELFPVVICDSSTLMNLAFRMTSVGFHELRDEASSTLKCMKLRDGGFEEAFMTKIDYPVKYDHCIRLHLKGKTAMSTSGFCLDKEYWRTYEQKVHSLLEQGLGDRAKSIRVVWRNTNQDSYVESGLSVLNREPLFIGISISSIENAFRTVDIGPDAENKTEALKFRKFWGEKSELRRFKDGRIAESTVWGTQQWTRHLIMKQIVEYILKRHLSLSSDDIVQLVDQLDFSLIYGYKDPISTSGNLLEAFEVFSKCLRGIKGIPLKVSSVQPLDSALRLTSVFPPEPHPLACGKIDAQRLQRVIPSCIPTMEVMIQLEGSGNWPMDDLAIEKTKTAFLIQIAENLQTIKGIRSTATENNVDVFMRGYAFRLRILHERGLSLVKREIGPDPVKHVSSADKMLFIRSQHASMINGLHGRFPIYASVARLAKRWVSAHLFSGCLAEEAIELLVAHVFLTPLPLGVPSSRINGFLRFLRLLADYDWMFYPLIVDINNDFGRNDEKEINDNFMSSRKGYEEDKQNISSAMFLAAPYDKASEAWTSLSPNLSELKRLVAYARSSANVLSKLVLQEHNDSVQWECLFRTPLNNYDAVVLLHREKIPYPHHLLFPSELNQGKHVARGKASKAFNPFLLPGDLKRSPEELKKKLMVDFEPTKCFMSGLQEEFGTLKAWYDHIGGDAIGLTWTKHNSKKRERDEEEVEINPIEMLKAVGEMGKGLVRDIYLLKSPRFL from the exons ATGGAGGTAGATACAGTGACAGACTCTCGTATCCAGAAAGTCAACAGCTTGCTAAAAGACATTCGCATAGATTACGATTCTCTCAGCAAGCCCGTAGACAGTTTCGTTTCTTCGATTAGAGAAGCCATTGACGCAATCCCCGAAGGTTTCAAG GTTACTTCAGAGCTAGCTCCCAGCTTCGTTAGAGACATTGGAGCTGATAAGGTGGAGTTCACTTTCAAGAAGCCAAATGGTTTCAATCTCTGTGGAAGTTACTCCACTCGTTGTATGGCGAAGCCGGATGCTTCTGTTGATCTTCTTCTCCACTTGCCTAAG GAATGTTtctatgagaaagattacatgaATCATCGATACCATGCCAAGAGATGTCTATATCTTTGTGTACTTAAGAAGCATTTGTTGGCGTCATCGTCCGTTGAGAAGGTTGAATGGTCAACCTTACAGAACGAGGCTAGGAAGCCAGTGTTAGTTGTTTTCCCTG TTAAGAAAGTTGATAACTTTCCTGGATTCTCCATAAGAATAATCCCTTCAGCGACATCACTGTTTGATGTTGCAAAGCTGAGTATGAGCAGAAACAACGTCCGTTCTGTAACTGCGG ATGGTGTCGCTCAGCCCACGCCGACTTACAACTCAAGCATATTGGAGGACATGTTTCTTGAGGAAAACTCTGAGCTTCTCAAGAAAACTTTCTCTGTGTGGAAGGAGTTGGGAGATGCTTTGATATTGCTGAAG ATATGGGCTAGACAAAGGAGCTCGATATACGTCCATGATTGCCTGAATGGATTTTTAATCTCTGTGATACTATCCTACCTTGCTACACATGGCAAAATTAACAAGTCACTAAATGCATTGGACATATTCAGGGTGACACTGGATTTTATAG CCACTTCTAAATTATGGGAAAGGGGTCTGTTTTTCCCACCACAGAGTGAAAGCCCTGTCTCGAAGGAG GAGAAACTGCAATTCAAAGAGTTGTTCCCTGTTGTTATATGTGATTCATCTACACTTATGAATTTGGCTTTCCGGATGACCAGTGTTGGATTCCACGAG CTCCGAGATGAGGCTTCTTCGACGCTTAAATGTATGAAACTCAGAGATGGAGGATTCGAAGAGGCTTTTATGACTAAGATCGACTATCCTGTTAAATATGACCATTGCATAAG GTTACACCTAAAAGGGAAAACAGCAATGTCTACATCAGGGTTTTGTTTGGACAAGGAATATTGGAGAACCTATGAGCAGAAAGTGCATAGCCTTCTGGAACAAGGACTGGGTGACAGAGCTAAATCAATCCGCGTTGTTTGGAGAAATACCAATCAAGATTCATATGTGGAGAGT GGCTTGTCAGTTCTCAACAGAGAACCACTTTTTATTGGCATATCAATCAGCTCTATCGAAAATGCTTTTAGAACGGTTGATATCGGGCCAGATGCTGAAAACAAGACAGAG GCACTCAAGTTCCGAAAGTTTTGGGGAGAGAAGTCTGAGCTAAGGAGGTTTAAAGATGGAAGAATAGCGGAAAGCACAG TCTGGGGGACTCAGCAGTGGACAAGGCAtcttattatgaaacaaattGTTGAATATATCTTAAAGCGGCATCTTTCACTCTCGTCCGATGACATTGTACAATTAGTTGATCAACTTGACTTCTCTCTGATCTACGGGTATAAAG ATCCAATATCTACATCTGGAAATTTGCTTGAAGCCTTCGAAGTTTTCTCTAAGTGCTTGCGTGGGATCAAAGGCATACCTCTAAAAGTTTCTAGCGTTCAGCCTTTAGATTCAG CTCTCAGGCTCACATCTGTGTTCCCTCCTGAACCCCACCCACTGGCTTGTGGAAAAATTGATGCGCAAAGACTACAGAGAGTTATACCATCTTGCATACCAACAATGGAGGTCATGATTCAG CTAGAAGGGTCTGGTAACTGGCCCATGGATGATTTGGCAATTGAGAAAACGAAAACTGCTTTCCTTATTCAAATTGCAGAGAA CCTTCAGACCATTAAGGGAATAAGGTCCACAGCTACTGAGAATAACGTCGATGTGTTCATGCGTGGTTACGCATTTCGCCTGAGAATCTTGCATGAAAGAGGCCTCAGTTTGGTGAAGAGAGAAA TTGGACCTGACCCGGTGAAGCATGTTTCCTCTGCCGATAAAATGCTTTTCATTCGCAGTCAACATGCAAGCATGATCAATGGTTTGCATGGCCGATTCCCTATATATGCATCAGTTGCAAG GCTGGCGAAAAGATGGGTTTCTGCGCATCTCTTTTCTGGTTGCCTGGCAGAAGAGGCCATTGAACTTTTGGTTGCACATGTCTTCCTCACACCTCTCCCACTTGGTGTTCCTTCCTCTCGCATCAATGGATTTTTAAG GTTCTTGCGGTTATTAGCAGACTATGACTGGATGTTCTATCCGTTGATTGTTGACATAAACAATGACTTCGGCAGAAATGACGAGAAGGAGATCAAT GATAACTTCATGTCAAGTAGAAAGGGCTATGAAGAGGACAAACAAAACATAAGTTCAGCTATGTTCTTGGCAGCTCCTTACGATAAGGCATCAGAGGCATGGACATCACTTTCACCAAACTTGTCG GAACTAAAAAGATTGGTGGCTTATGCTCGAAGCAGTGCAAACGTATTAAGTAAGCTGGTACTGCAAGAACACAATGATTCTGTTCAATGGGAG TGTCTTTTCAGAACACCTTTGAACAACTATGACGCAGTTGTTCTTCTCCATAGAGAAAAAATACCTTACCCACATCATCTTTTGTTTCCGTCGGAACTTAACCAAG GGAAACATGTAGCACGTGGAAAGGCGAGTAAAGCGTTCAACCCGTTTTTATTGCCTGGAGATTTGAAGAGAAGCCCTGAGGAGCTTAAAAAGAAGTTAATGGTGGACTTCGAGCCGACCAAGTGCTTCATGAGTGGGTTGCAGGAAGAGTTTGGAACGCTGAAGGCGTGGTATGATCATATAGGAGGCGACGCTATTGGTTTAACTTGGACTAAACACAATTCAAAG AAACGAGAACGAGATGAGGAGGAAGTGGAAATTAATCCAATAGAGATGTTGAAGGCGGTAGGCGAGATGGGTAAAGGGTTGGTGAGAGATATCTACTTGCTCAAGTCTCCTCGCTTTCTCTAA